The stretch of DNA aaataACAAAATATATTATCTAATATTTTCTATTCGATGGAGCAGATATTGACATGGGGTGGATCGATGGTCGAAAGTTTTTGTATTCTTCTATCGAGTAGGATACTGCactgaaaataaataattttcttgtCAATTCTATATCTATCCGATTCGTAAGCTGGATTATATTACGTGTCGAGTTAAAATAAATGAGTTCGAGTCATTTTCATTCGTTAGGAAATGATAAGTAGATATGTAAGCTCAAACATGACCGACGAATTGGCCATCCTAGCTAAGTATCAATCACATTTGATCAACAAATGATGGTCGGATATGGAGACATGTGACATCAATAGATCACAAGTGACCAAATGCTCAACCATCCAACTCCATGGTAAGCATAGTCAAATGATGAGGGCTTTTGGAGTGGTGAATATCATGCTAAGTCCTTGCCCAAAATGTTACAAGATTTCCTCTCACACCTAGTGATTTCTATGTAATTATTCCTGGACCACGTATAAAAATGATCTTAGGGTATATATTTGACACATTGATTTCTTTAAGCTCCTTAGCTAGCCTAATTGGTCCAACtagatttgaatttttttatttcaaaaactaACTTGATCATTAGATAGGCATCGACATAGTTGGCACACTATGTGATAACTCTAAAACAAGCCTTGGTTGGATCTAATTCATTCTCAAATCCTTGCAATATAATGGAGGAACCCATCCCCCCAAGGCTTTCGAATGCCAATCTTAGGAGGGAAATTCTAATCCAACATAACACATAGTGGTTGCCTTTATTTCTCAAATGATACTGTTTTGAGTGGCATACTCCCTCATGTTTTGTACTTTTCAAATAACACTCCAAGGTACTATTAGGGAATGGTTCTCTAAGTTATCCCCGAAATCAATTTCCTCCTTTAGATAGCTTACGATAGAATTTGAGTTAAACTTCATTAGCTATAAGTTACCAAAGAAATTGATTAGATCTAGGAAATGGACGAGGAATCCCTCGCCAGTTAGACCAAATGGTTTAACAATGAGGTCAGGTTAGTGGCTGATCTAAGCTCATCTATTCTCATCAATGCCTATATCAACGATCCTCAAGTCTCTAAGTTATTTTATTCAGTTATCATAAGACTAGCGGTCACTTTCCTAAAGTTATTGCAAAAGGTCGATCGTCACATTGTGATAGAGTTGGTGATTGATTGCGAAGAAAAGAAACATTGAACTCGGGAGGCCTCTAAGGGAAGAAAGGAGTTCATGCTTAGAAAACTTAGAGCGCCCCGTAATGCTAAACCGAGGGAAGATCGGACACCCCCTCGTAGAAAAGTTACTCCGTTGAACATGTCATATATTGACGTATTCATACAGATAAGAGAAAGACTTGCTTTGCACCCCTCACATATTATGGGTTTCTCCAACTCATTGAAGCTGCTCAAAATACTATCGCTTCTATTAGTCGGATGACGATGGAAGTGACAATGCCTGATGCAGCAATTGGATGATGTTGCCCTTCCTAGCTCCCATTGTCTCGGGAGTTATTAGGAGCTTGGGAGGATGAGGGGGCTTCGAACCCTCTTCGATGCTAGTTGGGCGATGGTGATGACGGTGGTGGTGCGATGATAGTAGGATGTTTGCCGAGGCATGCCTCAACAACAATTGTTTAGTCCTGATTGTTTGTTGTTGGATGAGCCATTTTGGTACTTCCAAATGAGACTCATCCCTCCTTTGAGTCCGAGCCGCCACCTCAGCTCTCCTAGTTGGGGGACGTTTGTTGGTCCCTCTTCCTCCCTCGACATTAAGGGGCTTCAAACACTTCTATAGAGCAAAACACATTACCACGTATATCCAATTTTGCATGAAAAAAACATGTTAACTCAAATCCTACTTACAAAAGGAAAATGAGGGGAAGTTTCAGATAATGATCATGAGGATTAGGGTTGATCTTAGCTTTACTGAGCCAAGTTACGCTCATTTGCAATATGATCATGGATTCAAACAAAACGACTGATAATTGACGTTGTTACTCCTAATTCGACTTGCTCAGCCTCGAAATTCAATTCTAAATCTTCCCAGTGGACTATGTCAAGTCGATGGGCCACCCCCTCTACGAAGGAACAAAAAAGTATCTCTTTTTTAAAAGCTTTGTTAGAAGAGGTTGCTCGCACAACCTGTGCCCCAACTGGTTAAATGGTTAATCATGCGGTCTAAGTTCCAACCAATCAAACAACAATGCACAACTCATAGGCCAAGCGTATAGTTCAACAATGCACAACCCATGGGCTAAGTGTGTATTTTGATGACGTATAGCTAATGGGTTAAATGTACATTTCGATAACGCATAGCACATGGGCCAACGTGCATTTTGACTAGTTCAACTATATTTGAATTTCTAATCTTGAGAACTGACTTTATTATCGAACAAGCATTGATTAGAAATACCTCAAACTCAATTTTGTAGGATCGACAAATCATCGCAAAACATAGCTCTAGAACGAGCCTATGTCGTATACGATTTATCTCTCTATCTCAACAATCCGAATCGGCCTTcacatgtaaatataaaaatagtaGCTCAAATCCGATATAAAATAAGCTTCATTATCTAGGTAAttaatatgatttaaataaatataatgaaTTGATAGGTACCAACTCACCGTCATCCCCAATCTCGCCACTTCAAATTGTCCGACCGAGCTGCAATTTGCGGTCGATCTGCTACCTAAAACTCTCCACCCGTCATGCGATGGTGGATACAGGTCGACATCAAGCCTCCGCATCACCGTTAAATCGAAGTCTGCGCTTACGATCGAAGTCTTCGCACGATCATTCACGCAGTCCACTCACTCGCCTCAACCAATTGCTGCTCGCTCCCTCCGCAACGCCACCCGAGGCAGTGATTGGCTAGCCTCGTCCATCTCAGCAGCCACATCAGAGTCCTCAATCCTCCTCTACAAACTTACGAGATGGGATACGCCACATGAATCCGGCGCACAAAGACCGCGCAGATAGACGTCGTAATCGCAGTCGTTGTCGTCGTGTCCCTCGTCGTGGTTGGCGTCATGTCTCGACGAAAGGCTGCCACCGAAACCTTGACCACTGTTGCGTGAGGCTGCCGCTTGGCCTCTTCCGCACACAGGATAAACTTAAAAGGCGCATCCAACCAGAATCCAACAAGACCCTAATCTAAAATCTCCCGGCGGATTCGGTCGATGTTTGgtcgggttcttcttcttcttcttcttcgaacgAGTGGCTTGTGGTGGCATCGAGTCCCACATTTTTTATACCCTCGTCGTCCCCACCACCGGGCCTCTGAGGGCTCACCACATACTTATATTCTCCAGAATCTTCTCTCACTTTCTGGCCACAATCGGATTTGTCCTCCCAAAGGACGAAGCAGCCACTCCTGCAATAGAGAAGGATCGTGCACATCGCACTGCAGACGCGGTTGCCGATAGTTCCGATGGTACTCACCGGCACACATCTAGCTTGGAGGAAGGATAGCTTGAGGGTGAGACCGGCACCGATCACGGTGAAGTACCTTCCATCCATAAAGACAGATGAGTGGGACAAGGACAAGATGAATGAGTACATAGAGATGATACACTCGTTGTATGTCCAACACTTGCCTGAGGCACAGAAGCCATCGGTCTAGGAGACGGGTAGAATTGTGTGCTCTTGATTACACCTTCGAGATGACGTGGTTATAGATGATTGTAATTGACATGCTCTCGTTCGCTGTCGGGTGTCTCACACTTCCATCTGCACTCAATAGGAAGAGTCTCAGTAGCTCGAGAGTCGGGCCAATGAAATAGAGATGCAACAATCAATTAATAAACCTTTCCTGCTTATCCTTTTTGTAACACCGAAATAGGTGTGTATGCATAAAAGGaccagtgaatcttaaagatggaTTATAATTGAATGGATAAACCTGTGATTCCACGACAAAGTCACGAAAGACAAAGACAACAGAGTCTGATGTGATGTGAAAAATGTGGacattttaaatccaagagtagTCACAACATTCCTGATAGATTCATAGTAAATTATATcatcatcattatatatatatatatatatatatatatacatcttcaGATACTTGTTTCCAGCAGAAACTGAAGGCTGGTCACTCTCCAATACAAAGCATGATCTCAGTGACAGGCACCAGAAGAATAAACCTTAGAACATATATATAACATGTAAGTTTCACAAGGTTAATTGTTTCTTTAAAACTTGAATCATTCTTGGGAAGACTAGCCCATCCAATCCTAATATCAACATATGTAGGCTTTAAGAGAAGGCTTGCACCCCCACGCTCAGCAAAGTTCtaccagcaacaacaacaaccaaaATAAGGCAAAACCAACAACCAGAGCTTAGGCACTATGTTATTATTTCTAACGAGTAGGACCATTTCTTATTCTACCCATTGGTTTTCATCTAAGAAGTTGAGTCTTAAGGTACAGCCAGAGCCAGATGGTTTCGTTCATCAGCCATGGAATTTCAGTTCACCATTCAGGTGTTCCTTCTTATTGGATAAGTTGCTGCACATTGTCTGCAAAATCAAACTGGTCATTACCTGTCTCTGGATCTTAGCAGTTGTTCAATCAAGTAATCTTGAAATGTCAGTGAACATAGTGGGCCTCGACACGTTCTGGTGATTCTTTGGTCTGATGCATCTTTTCGTTTGCTCCTGATGCCTCAACCATGCTCGTAGACGATTCTTTGACCTGGTGCATGCCCCGTTCTACTCCTAGGGACTCGATAACCTTTATGCTTAGATCTTCTGATGGAACATCCAAGATCATTTGAGATGTTTCTTTATTAACAGCAGCTAGGCCCAGAAAATCCTCAGCTTTCGCATCATCAACCACCACCTGCTGAGATGCAGCTGGTGCAGGTTCCTCATTGGCATCATTCAATGTGCTTTTGGGTAAAGTCTGGGGAATACAAGCTTGAACCTGCAAATCACGAGGGACATCAAGTTCAGTGTCAAAATCATTTGTTGCTACTTGATATGTAATGGCTGAGTATCCGCAACACTAGGTGCTACTTCATTTTTACTCAGCTGAGGAGCAGTGTGAGGAAGCCTAGAGGTTGCAGGTGATTGATTTACAGTTTTGAAAGGGGCAGCAGAAGACGTAGGTACAGCTTGCACTGGTACTGAAACAAGTGTCTCACTAAGCATTTCATCCACTGAAAAGGAGGTTCCATTTGGTGTTGCCACAGGGGCAAGCAACGGTGCAATATCATTCTCTGTTGAAACAGGAATACAGAGACGGGGATCAAACACCAAGCCCTTCAAGACATCTCCAGTATTGGCCACTCGAACAGTGAGCAGATATCCAGCATCAAAGGTTCCATCCAGAGTGCCACAAACTGCCTGGCCAAGTAGACCATTAGGTCCATGGCTTGAAGTGACAGTTGAATTAGCTCGTGTGGGGATAACTTGGGAGTGATGAACAGAATCGGCAATTGGACAAGCCTGAGCTGGAACAGCTTCGAGCCTATGACCAAGACAAGCTGATGGATTAGATCTAATAGTTGCTTGTGTTCCATAACAGAATCAAGTGTAATCGGTTTGCAAAAGCTTTGTGCTGTAGGTACCTTTGATGTTGTTGGCAACTAGGATTATCATAATCATGCTTTCGAGGACGACCACGTTTGCGCTTCAGAGGTAGGTTAGCTGGATCAACAGGGGTGATCTCTTGATTCTGTTGAGCCATGCTATCTCTGGCTGAGTTTATGCATCACACTGTCAGGTTAATTATTCCTTGAAACAGTGGAACCCACTTTTTAGTTAACTGTCAGCTCTTCTTCTGTAACAAAATTGCCCAGAAACATTTAAAAACTCACCAAGTACTTTCAAATTAAAGAACATGATCCAACCTCTGTTAGTCACATAAGACCATAGTTAACAAAAATTAAGCCAGCACATCATGCATGTTACGAACAAACAAAACATCACATATTGAACAAAGAATGGCTTCAGTTGTACTACACTACTACTGTTGTACAACTCCTAAGTAGAAAAACAAGTGCGACCATTTTCGCTTAGAATTAGTTTTGCTATGTAGGTTTcagtcacaaaaaaaaaatcgtCGTCAAAAGATCTAACATTCCAAAATCATTCCAAATTAAGTTAAGGGGGCAAACAAAAAGGTCTTCATCGGTAGCATGTTTCTGGATGGGGAGCAATTTTGGAAACCAGCATGTCATATGCAATTTTTCCTTACTCATCGTTAAATAACAAAGCCTGCTAACCAACTATAGGAAAGCCAATGGAATTGCTAACAGGAATTTCACAAGTGAAATCCAACATTAATGTTTGCAAATATACTTTTTCCCtaacaaattactactataaactcACATTGTTGTTGTGCCAAAAACCCAAAAATTATTGTATATTGGAAGGTGTGATTTGATTCTAAACTATGCATTGGTCACTTATACCTCTTAGGTAGGACATGGCCCGAGGGATTTGAACACTAAAAGTGAAATTGATTTTTTCCACCAAGTGTTTGGCCATGAGAATGAAATTTCAATTACCATTCCTGAAGAAATTCAATTCCTTTTCCAAAGCAAATTTCATTCCCAACAACTTCAGAAAATTGTTCTTCGCTGATTAAAAATGTCTTTGTTTGTATGTCAAAGTCACACCAACACAAACATGTACCTTACTAAACATTTTATTCATAATATATTaaagtaattaaaaattttaaaattcaaatataattattaaattgAAGTACATCATTGGCATGCTTCTAATAGGGTAATACTAATTATACCAATACAGGAATAAACAGAAGATGAACTCCTTAAACACAAATTTAAAGAGTTGAAGAACCAAACATTTGGACAAAATTGGTTTTTCTTGTCACAATTCCAATATATTTctaatttgattttgatgatgtaccAAAGACACAACTTTTTTCTTCTCCAAAAGGAGAGTTGAGATGTTCTAATTAGGATTAGCAGATGATAAAGGGCAAACCATCATTGATTACTGATCATCATTAAACATGTGTTCGAATGAATATTTGTTAGTCCTTCCAAGTTATCATTTACAGTGTTCTTTTATAATTATGTGATAATTTGATAGTCATTTTCTTTTAGATTTGCAGTATCATTTGACCTGCCTTCGTCAAATAGTATATCCTACCTTGGTCAAAAACAAATATTGCCCTCCAACTTCTGGTTATGTCTTAGTAAAACCAACAGATTTGTATATTAGTATTATAGGGGTAAAGAATGAAAGAAATATTTGCTTTGGGGTATTAAATGATACATCTTTGCTTTCGCAACACGCATTTCGAACAAGCTCGACAGTCCACATTTCTGTTTTTAAGTTTTAATTTATGGAAGTGAAAAGAAACAATTTTCATAGTAAACCAACTTCCTATCACATGTATAAGTCCCTAAAAATTGGTCTTAACCATTCGAAACCCCAAACGTGTAGAAACCCTCATGTAATTAATACAGATCCACAAAAGAGGGGAAGATTTTGCCCATGTTTCCGAGTCGATACACTACCCAAACTAAGAAATCAAAACCGAACCCTTTCATCTCCACCAAATCCAAAAGCCATTGAAGGAGAAGCAAAAGGATCAACCTTTAGCCGGGAAAAATTCTCATTTTGGACATAAAAAATGGTTTTTTTACCGATTCGAGACAGATAGAATTTTGTTGGATTGAGAAAAAGAAAACCTAACTCACATTTCTCCTGCTCGGTCATTCGGCCGAATCCCACGAAGAACAAACCGGCCAAGAGACGGGACAGCACCGAGAGGGAAGAGGACGAGCACCACAACCAGATCACGCCCCAAGAGCTGAAGAGAAGAGGAACCCTAGATCCCTTTCCCTCTATGCTTTCCCTCACTTTCAGTCTCCGTCGCTCGCTCGCGGGCTGGCTTTCGCAGTGAGATCAGTTTCGGCAAGGGAGGATATATGTCTTAACATGAGGTGGTGGGAGAGGGAGCGAGTTAGGGAGGAAAAGCTCGCGTCCATCAATGGCGTCTCGGTCGCATTAAAACACGACATTCCCCGCCACCCACGGCAGTGCAGCACGAATCAAGAGGCTTTCTCGAGGCTCGGCGGCCGTCAGATCTGTCGGCTTGCCCACGCGCTCCGCCCTGATGGCCGCACGACGCAGTGGCTGCCTTTGATCCGACTAATAAGCACCCTCCAAAAAAAAACAcggaataacaaaaaaatatataaaaaagaagaagaaaaagggtgGGACAAAATAACTGAGAATTATATAAAATCGGATACGCATGATTTAGTCTAAAACTATATTTGTTTATATTCTTATCAAAGTGGGATATAAATTCTATCGAATTTTCACTCGTGATTTTCTATAAAAGGAGGTCTTAACATTCAAGATATTTATATTTCTAAAATATCTTTTCAAGCCTACTTATCTAATAGCCTTTGGATTAGTTTTGTTAAGATCGATtgaattcatgagatttatgaattatGTTAATATGTATTTTATTCCCTTTCCGAAGCGAAGTACTTTCGAGGGTAAACATAACCCAACGGATTTACAAGTTTTTGTTTCTCTCACTTCTcaatatgagattaaatattattATCAGTTTACTCCCTTCCAGGAGTCAAAGGTGAAAGGTGGAGATTCAGATTTTCCTTGATATTATCAATCAGAGATCGACACGATCGAGTTTTGTCCCAAAGGCAtaaaatcatccaagtggctcccgTGATGGTTGAGAGAGGCGATTGCTATAGGGAGTGAGGTGACCAGGGGGGGTCCGAGGTGATCTTGGTGGCTCTGTTGTAGACTCTATCCTCCTTAGGGATCCTGTATAATGGTCGATATTTAGTGAATTTTCCGACATAATCCATCCGATGATTAAATTAGTTTTTCATAGAGTGTGTGAAGACTAGAGAGTACAAAGTGTGGAGAGTCTAATCCCTGCTTAGACATCAAGGGCTGGTTCTTATACCTAGAAAGCATGACGACCATGATCAACAAGTGATTGATCTATGTAT from Musa acuminata AAA Group cultivar baxijiao chromosome BXJ2-11, Cavendish_Baxijiao_AAA, whole genome shotgun sequence encodes:
- the LOC135627001 gene encoding uncharacterized protein LOC135627001, giving the protein MAQQNQEITPVDPANLPLKRKRGRPRKHDYDNPSCQQHQRLEAVPAQACPIADSVHHSQVIPTRANSTVTSSHGPNGLLGQAVCGTLDGTFDAGYLLTVRVANTGDVLKGLVFDPRLCIPVSTENDIAPLLAPVATPNGTSFSVDEMLSETLVSVPVQAVPTSSAAPFKTVQACIPQTLPKSTLNDANEEPAPAASQQVVVDDAKAEDFLGLAAVNKETSQMILDVPSEDLSIKVIESLGVERGMHQVKESSTSMVEASGANEKMHQTKESPERVEAHYVH